Proteins encoded together in one Aeromonas encheleia window:
- a CDS encoding enoyl-CoA hydratase-related protein, whose product MALTILAEQQDGLLILTLNRPDKRNALNTEMYLALTQALQQAALDERVHVLLLQGQQDCFTAGNDLADFVGKSALAADDPILQFLHTLVDFPKPVIAAVAGPAVGIGTTLLLHCDLVYLAQNARLQLPFVELGLVPEFASSLLLPRAVGHLKAAELLLLAEAIDAAEALRLGLANRVLAVDELLPFARAQGLKLAAKPPKALQKSKALLRQELKQAVHFVIDLEARAFSLALQGEEAQERIAHKLRRTAAS is encoded by the coding sequence ATGGCCCTCACAATTCTGGCCGAGCAGCAGGATGGCTTGCTCATCCTGACCCTCAACCGGCCGGACAAGCGCAATGCCCTCAACACCGAGATGTATCTGGCCCTCACCCAGGCGCTGCAGCAGGCGGCGCTGGACGAGCGGGTCCATGTGCTGTTGTTGCAGGGGCAGCAGGATTGCTTCACCGCCGGCAACGATCTCGCCGACTTCGTCGGCAAGTCGGCTCTGGCGGCGGACGACCCCATACTGCAATTCCTGCACACCCTGGTGGATTTCCCCAAGCCCGTCATCGCCGCCGTCGCCGGCCCGGCGGTCGGCATAGGCACCACCCTGCTGCTGCACTGCGATCTGGTCTATCTGGCACAGAATGCCCGTTTGCAGCTGCCGTTCGTCGAGCTGGGGCTGGTGCCGGAGTTTGCCTCCAGCCTGCTGCTGCCCCGGGCCGTCGGCCACCTGAAGGCGGCCGAGCTGTTGCTGCTGGCGGAGGCTATCGATGCCGCGGAGGCGCTGCGGCTCGGCCTCGCCAACCGGGTGCTGGCGGTGGATGAACTGCTCCCCTTTGCCAGAGCACAAGGGCTGAAGCTGGCGGCCAAGCCGCCGAAGGCGCTGCAGAAGAGCAAGGCCCTGCTCAGGCAGGAGCTCAAGCAGGCGGTGCATTTCGTCATCGATCTGGAGGCCCGCGCCTTCTCCCTCGCCCTGCAGGGGGAAGAGGCCCAGGAACGCATCGCCCACAAGCTCAGGCGCACAGCCGCTAGTTGA
- a CDS encoding copper chaperone PCu(A)C, which yields MFKRAFYSILTLCLAAPALAKVEAVDGYVRLLPPGSPNTAAFMVLKNDGDQPVTLTAVSSPEAARAELHTHLHENGVMKMRQVDGIQIPAKGEVTLKPGSFHIMLFEVRDLSQTVPVPLTLTLDDGQSLTLSLPVKPVEPTKGMQH from the coding sequence ATGTTTAAACGTGCGTTCTACTCCATCCTGACCCTGTGTCTGGCGGCCCCCGCCCTGGCCAAGGTCGAGGCCGTCGATGGCTATGTCCGCCTGCTGCCCCCCGGCTCCCCGAACACGGCCGCCTTCATGGTGCTCAAGAATGATGGTGACCAGCCGGTGACCCTGACCGCCGTCTCCTCCCCCGAGGCCGCACGGGCCGAGCTGCACACCCATCTGCACGAAAACGGGGTGATGAAGATGCGCCAGGTCGATGGCATCCAGATCCCGGCCAAGGGCGAGGTCACCCTCAAACCCGGCAGTTTCCACATCATGCTGTTCGAGGTGCGCGACCTCTCGCAGACCGTCCCTGTCCCCCTGACCCTGACGCTGGACGATGGCCAGAGCCTCACTCTGAGCCTGCCGGTGAAGCCGGTTGAGCCGACGAAAGGCATGCAGCACTGA
- a CDS encoding TIGR04219 family outer membrane beta-barrel protein: MKKTLIAGSMLALFSHAAMAADDWRFAVGADMWNSQGSGQVSGVDADGSYDDNYNWSGYLQLEHGIILLPNAKLEMTDFSTSGGAFNNDLLAYDLSLYYRLMNNDMFQLDLGLTGRRYDGDFNTQHYSYDKDVLMAYTGGEVRIPGTGFAAFGDLRMQDGDNYDYRLGGSYKFTSLPLKIRAGWREAEMDFDKVDQNIDGWFIGGEFTF; encoded by the coding sequence ATGAAAAAGACTTTGATTGCCGGCAGCATGCTGGCCCTGTTCAGCCATGCAGCCATGGCCGCCGATGACTGGCGTTTCGCGGTTGGCGCCGACATGTGGAACTCCCAGGGGAGCGGCCAGGTCAGCGGTGTCGATGCCGATGGCAGCTATGACGACAACTACAACTGGAGCGGCTACCTGCAACTGGAGCACGGCATCATCTTGCTGCCCAATGCCAAGCTCGAGATGACCGACTTCAGCACCAGCGGCGGCGCATTCAACAACGATCTGCTGGCCTATGATCTGAGCCTCTACTACCGCCTGATGAACAACGACATGTTCCAGCTCGATCTGGGTCTGACCGGTCGTCGTTACGATGGTGACTTCAACACCCAGCACTACTCCTATGACAAAGACGTGCTGATGGCCTACACCGGTGGTGAAGTGCGCATCCCGGGGACCGGCTTTGCCGCCTTCGGCGATCTGCGCATGCAGGATGGCGACAACTACGACTACCGTCTGGGTGGTTCCTACAAGTTTACCTCCCTGCCGCTCAAGATCCGTGCCGGCTGGCGTGAAGCCGAGATGGACTTCGACAAGGTCGATCAGAACATCGACGGCTGGTTCATCGGTGGTGAATTCACCTTCTGA